The sequence TCGCTGCAGCGCTGGGTCGGCGCGGCCATCACCGGCGAGGTGACCCTGCGGCTGCGGCGCGGCGAGGACTACTCGATCCTCGACACCCGCGGCCCGGCGTTCAGCTACCACCCGGACAAGCTGTCGATGGAGCGTACCGAGGACTCGGCGTTCGGCCCGGTGGACCGGATCGGCCAGCTCACCATGCGCAACCTCGACATCGCGGACTCGCGCGCCAAGCTGGAGCAGTACGCCGGGCTCGGCCTGATCGGCACCGGCAGCCCCTCCATCGGTGCCGCCCAGGCGGCGTCGACCGGGCTGATCGGCAGCATGCCGGACATGCCGCAGGGCGGCGCCGAGGCCATCGCCTCCCGCGGCGAGGTCTCCGAGGACGACGAGCTGCTGGACCGCGCGGCGATGGAGTTCGGCACGGACTGATGTCCCGCCGCAGCGGGACGGATGAGTGATGGGCGGGCCCGGCGCAGTTGGCGCCGGGCCCGCCCATCGGTCGGTCCGGGCCCGCCGGTCGGCCGGGTCGGTCGGGCCGGCCGGACCGGTCGGGTCGGCCGGACCGGTCGGGTCGGTTCTTTCGCTCAGCGGGCTGCTCAGCGGACGGATCAGCGGGCGGCCGCCGTGATCCGGAAGCGGTCGCTGTCGCCGTCGGAGAGGAACGCGGCCAGTGCCTCGCCCTCGTCGGCGACGGCGGTGCGGTCGGTTCGGGAGAGGCTGTGCAAAGGGGTGACCGTCACGGTGTCGTCCTTGCCCACGGTCCAGGTCGCGGCGACCCGGCCGTCGACCAGGACCACGCGCTCCCCGGCGACCGACAGACCGCGGTGCGCGTCGTCGATGATCCGGCCGCGGTCGTGGTAGCCGAGGATCGCGTTGTCGAACGCCGGCAGGAACCGCACCGGGGCGGGCGTGCCGGGGTCGGGGCGCGGCGCGCCCGGCAGGTCCAGCAGCTCCCGGCCCCGCTCGTCACGGAACGCGATCAGTTCCCCGCGAACGGCGGTGACAGCGGCGGGCAGGCCCGCGAGGCCGCACCAGGCGCGCAGATCGGCCGAGGCGGCGGGGCCGAACGCGGCCAGATAGCGTCGGACCAGTGCCTGGCCCACGGGATCGGTGCCGTCGCGGTCCGGCGGATCGACCTCGCGCCCCAGCCAGGCGGAGAGCATGACATTGCGTACCCCCGCTCTCGTACGCCAGAGTCCGCGCGGCGGGATCTGCGCCATCGGGACGAGTGCGGCGATCAGCATCTCGCCGAGTGCCCTCGGCCCCGGGTCCGGCCAGCGTTCGCCGAGGGCCCGCGCCAGTTCGGTCATGGAGCGGGGCTCGCCGTCGGCCATGACGGCCCGGCCCGCCGCCGCGAGCTCGTCGAGGTCCACCCCGGCCAGCTCGCGGCGGTAGGTCCCGAGCACTCGTTGACACAGCATGGCCGTGTGGCGGCCCCGCCAGGCCAGCGCGTCGTCGGCGGTGACGAGGTGGACCGTGCGGCGCATGAGATGGGTCCGCACCACCTGCCGCCCGGTCAGCAGGTCCGAGAGCGCCGCCGGTCCGAACGCGCGCAGCCTGGACCAGAGCCCGGCGAACGGCTCCTGCGGCTCCTGTGCCTGCAGACCGCCGAGGTGCGCGACGGCGTCGAGGACCGGAACGTCGGCGCGGTCGAGCAGCAACTGCCGGGCCAGCGTCGCGCGGTTGAGCGCCCGGGTGTCGAGAACGGTCGTGGTGCTCACCGCTCAGGTCGACTTCTGGCCGTCGAGCGACTCGCGCAGGATGTCCGCGTGCCCGGCGTGCTGGGCGGTCTCGGCGATGACGTGCATCAGCACGCGGCGGGCGCTGTGCACCGCCCCCGGCTCGTTCCAGGGCGCCTCGGGCAGCGGATGCGTCACCGACAGGTCGGACAGGCCGGCGACGACCTCCTCGGTCCGGGCGGCGACCTGCTCGTACCGTTCGAGGATTCCCGCCAGCGTCTCGCCGGGCAGCATCCGGAAGTTGTTCTGGTGGTCGATCGCCCACTGCGGGAACTCGCGTGCGGTACCGGCCGCGAAGTCGGCCCAGGTGACACCGTCCGGCAGGGCGTAGCTCATCGCCGACGGGCCCTCGGTCACGAAGCGCAGCCAGCTCTCCTCGATGGCCGCGACATGCTTGACCAGCCCGCCCAGACAGAGCGCGCTGACCGTCGGGCTCTTGGCTGCCTGCTCGTCACCGAGGTCGCGGGTCGTGGTGATCAGGGCCGACCGGGCCGTCGCGAGCTCGGCGAGCAGATCGGTCCGCTCCGCGTCGAGAGCGGGGCGGGGAGTGGTCGTGGCGCTCATGGAGATCAGGTCCTTCGTGTCGTTGCCGTTGTTGTCGGGCACAGGTGGACAGTCGCAGGAGTAGCGGTCAGGTCGTGTCCGCTACTCGGGACACCATGGAGTCATGCCGAAAACTTCAGCGCGACTGCTGTCACTGCTCTCGTTGCTCCAGGCGCGCCGGGACTGGCCGGGGTCGCTGCTGGCCGAGCGGTTGGACATCAGTCCGCGCACCGTACGGCGCGACGTCGACCGCCTGCGCGAGCTCGGTTATCCCGTCGTGGCCTTCAAGGGGCCGGACGGCGGATACCGCCTCGACGCCGGTACGGATCTGCCGCCGCTGCTGTTCGACGACGAGCAGGCGGTCGCCCTCGCGGTCGCGCTCCAGGTCGTCACGGCCTCCGGTGCCGGCATCGGGGAGGCCGCGGTGCGCGCGCTGACCACGGTGCGGCAGGTCATGCCCGCGCGGCTGCGGCACCGGATCGACACCTTGCGGGTCACCCCCGTCGAGCGGCCCTCGTCCCGGCCGGAACCACAGGTCGACAGCAGCGTGCTCATCACGCTCAGCGCCGCCGTGCACGCCCGCGAGGTGCTGCGCTTCGACTACGCCCAGGCGTCCGCGTCGGGGGTCGGCGACGGCAGCCCCTCCACGGCCGCGGCACCGCCGCGCAGGGTCCAGCCCCACCACGTCGTCACCTGGGGCGGGCGCTGGTATCTCGTCGCCTGGGACCTGGACCGTGCGGACTGGCGGACCTTCCGCGCCGACCGGATCACGCCACGCATCCCCACGGGACCCCGCTTCACGCCGCGCGAACTCCCCGGAGGCGACGTGGCCGCTTTCGTGACCGGCAGATTCCGGGGTGCGGACGGCTCCGGCGACTGGCCCTGCCGCGGCGAGGTGATCCTCGATCTGCCCGCCTCCGCCGTCGCCCGGTACACGCAGGAGGGAGTCGTCGAGGCACTCGGACCGGAGCGTTGCCGGCTCACCCTGGGCTCGTGGTCCTGGGTCGGCCTGGCCGCCGGCATCGGCAGATTCGACGCCGACATCG is a genomic window of Streptomyces sp. NBC_00414 containing:
- a CDS encoding winged helix DNA-binding domain-containing protein, producing MSTTTVLDTRALNRATLARQLLLDRADVPVLDAVAHLGGLQAQEPQEPFAGLWSRLRAFGPAALSDLLTGRQVVRTHLMRRTVHLVTADDALAWRGRHTAMLCQRVLGTYRRELAGVDLDELAAAGRAVMADGEPRSMTELARALGERWPDPGPRALGEMLIAALVPMAQIPPRGLWRTRAGVRNVMLSAWLGREVDPPDRDGTDPVGQALVRRYLAAFGPAASADLRAWCGLAGLPAAVTAVRGELIAFRDERGRELLDLPGAPRPDPGTPAPVRFLPAFDNAILGYHDRGRIIDDAHRGLSVAGERVVLVDGRVAATWTVGKDDTVTVTPLHSLSRTDRTAVADEGEALAAFLSDGDSDRFRITAAAR
- a CDS encoding helix-turn-helix transcriptional regulator, encoding MPKTSARLLSLLSLLQARRDWPGSLLAERLDISPRTVRRDVDRLRELGYPVVAFKGPDGGYRLDAGTDLPPLLFDDEQAVALAVALQVVTASGAGIGEAAVRALTTVRQVMPARLRHRIDTLRVTPVERPSSRPEPQVDSSVLITLSAAVHAREVLRFDYAQASASGVGDGSPSTAAAPPRRVQPHHVVTWGGRWYLVAWDLDRADWRTFRADRITPRIPTGPRFTPRELPGGDVAAFVTGRFRGADGSGDWPCRGEVILDLPASAVARYTQEGVVEALGPERCRLTLGSWSWVGLAAGIGRFDADIEVVGPAELRDAFAQLARRYSDAAVPASTASTTATAPTTTTTTTVAASRVGPVPPPN
- a CDS encoding DinB family protein, whose translation is MSATTTPRPALDAERTDLLAELATARSALITTTRDLGDEQAAKSPTVSALCLGGLVKHVAAIEESWLRFVTEGPSAMSYALPDGVTWADFAAGTAREFPQWAIDHQNNFRMLPGETLAGILERYEQVAARTEEVVAGLSDLSVTHPLPEAPWNEPGAVHSARRVLMHVIAETAQHAGHADILRESLDGQKST